The Yamadazyma tenuis chromosome 2, complete sequence sequence TTGTTCAATGTATTTTCTGATCGTACTATAATCCAGTATGAACGTTTGTATTGTTCATATTAAAAATCTCCTGGGCATTTATGGCTCCTTCTATTAGCGGAAATTGGTCTACTTGGCTAACGGTCAATCTTTTTCTACAGTAGGAAATCAGCATATCCCCTATGCTTTTAGGGGTGCGCTGGTTACGAGTTTGTAGCTCATTCATATCGGCCGTAAATTTGACTTTAGGATATTGCTCGTACAGTCTCACCATGCTACATTGGGAATCAAGAAaccaaattgatcaagtcaacAGCCAGATATCTGAGGAAATAACCGCTGAACTGAAGCCACGGCCTTGAATATATTATTTTACAGCCTGTTTATGTTGCTCTCTTTTGTGGCTGTGAAATATGCGAATACTTATTATAAATTAAAATAGAGGCCTGCAGTGTTGACAGTGGCCCTTCTACGATGCGTTGATGATACTTCAATTACCCTGTCAACCTATTTATCCATTGTTCATCCTTTGTATCTGATTTATTTGTGGTATGGAGGGGTGTAGTGCGCTTAACACAATCACGTGCACTTCCTGTATTCACATTTAGTAAATTCGTAAACGTCTCATAACTTTAATTCAAAGTTTAGATATCCTACTGACAATTCCGAAAGGGCTCGAAGTTTAATTACACGCCTTTTGTATACGAGGCGTCCATGGGTTCTATGCGAGGCGTTATTTGAGCGCAATTGCTGGGGAACAGAAATTATTGCAAAACCCTTGTTGTGCCTCCGGCTAAattattttgcagcaagGTCTGAAAATGGCCAAAAGTAGGAGTTAAATATAAAAGTATGTATTAAGTTGAATTAAAAATGAATTTATGTCGTATGAATGCTTCAGAAAATAATTGGTTGTGgaagaattgttcaatgTGTAGTAAAATGTTAGAAAAAAGGGTATTAATCATGAATTGGATtagacaagaagaaatggaaCAATCGCTAATAATGTCATGATACTTGATGGTGCCTTCATTGATAAGCCGGAGCCTTCAGCAATGGTGACTGCGCTTTCTGAGGCAATACTTCCACTTGTAGAGGCTGCGGTGGTGCTGACAGCACCAACAGTGGTATAGTCATTTCCAGCGCTGTCCGTGGTAATAACAACTGCGACATTGAAAGTCGCGGTGGTTCCGTTTTCTACCTTCTCTGTTTGCGAAGTGtaagaagaacaaacttCGCACACGTCTTTTGTATACGTAACAGTTGTAGCTTCACCAAATGAGTTGGTAGTGACGCTGACTTCACATGGAACAGTTACGGTGACACTGTCAATTTCGGTCACGATGGTGGTCAGATACCCCTTGCAAACTTCACACTCTCCAGAGGTGTGAGTATAGGTTACGGTTTCTCCAGCGGTGTTTGTGGTAACTTCTATGTCACATGGAATTGACACAGTTACACTGTCAAGTTCAGTCACAACGGTGGTCTCATATTTAGAACACACAGTACAAGCTTCAGTCACGGTAGTTGCTTCTGAATCAGTGATCGTCACACAAGCACCCTTGATACATACAGTTGTAACAGTGCCTTCAGCGACTACGGAAGTCTGGGTAACGAGGTTACCTTCAGAGTCAGTCGTCAcaaatacttcaacatctccaGTGATAACAGCGCCATTTGTTTCAGTGCTCGTGAAACCTTCTGTGTACtcagtacattcaggacaatctccaaggtcactggtggtggtgtaaagatctccatcggaatcggtggtgacaagaatatcagcagtttcagtagttgggtttccatctgaatcagtagtggtgaatgtggtggtgtactcggtacattcaggacaatctccaaggtcactggtggtggtgtaaagatcaccatcagaatcggtggtgacaagaacatcagcagtttcagtagttgggtttccatctgaatcagtggtggtgaaagtAATGAGGTACTcggtacattcaggacaatctccaagatcactggtggtggtgtaaagatcaccatcggaatcggtggtgacaagaacatcagcagtttcagtagttgggtttccatctgaatcagtagtggtgaatgtggtggtgtacacggtacattcaggacaatctccaagatcactggtggtggtgtaaagatcaccatcagaatcggtggtgacaagaacatcagcagtttcagtagttgggtttccatctgaatcagtagtggtgaatgtagtcgtgtactcggtacattcaggaaaatctccaagatcactggtggtggtgtaaagatcaccatcggaatcggtggtgacaagaacatcagcagtttcagtagttggattaccgtcagaatcagtggtggtgaatgtagtcgtgtactcagtacattcaggacaatctccaagatcactggtggtggtgtaaagatcaccatcagaatcggtggtgacaagaacatcagcagtttcagtagttggattaccgTTAGAATCAGTAGTGGTGAAAGTAATGAGGTACTcggtacattcaggacaatctccaaggtcactggtggtggtgtaaagatctccatcggaatcggtggtgacaagaatatcagcagtttcagtagttgggtttccatctgaatcagtagtggtgaatgtagtcgtgtactcggtacattcaggacaatctccaaggtcactggtggtggtgtaaagatcaccatcagaatcggtggtgacaagaacatcagcagtttcagtagttgggtttccatctgaatcagtggtggtgaaagtAATGAGGTACTcggtacattcaggacaatctccaagatcactggtggtggtgtaaagatcaccatcggaatcggtggtgacaagaacatcagcagtttcagtagttggattaccgtcagaatcagtggtggtgaatgtagtcgtgtactcagtacattcaggacaatctccaagatcactggtggtggtgtaaagatcaccatcagaatcggtggtgacaagaacatcagcagtttcagtagttggattaccgTTAGAATCAGTAGTGGTGAAAGTAATGAGGTACTcggtacattcaggacaatctccaaggtcactggtggtggtgtaaagatctccatcggaatcggtggtgacaagaatatcagcagtttcagtagttgggtttccatctgaatcagtagtggtgaatgtagtcgtgtactcggtacattcaggacaatctccaaggtcactggtggtggtgtaaagatcaccatcagaatcggtggtgacaagaacatcagcagtttcagtagttgggtttccatctgaatcagtggtggtgaaagtAATGAGGTACTcggtacattcaggacaatctccaagatcactggtggtggtgtaaagatcaccatcggaatcggtggtgacaagaacatcagcagtttcagtagttgggtttccatctgaatcagtagtggtgaatgtggtggtgtactcggtacattcaggacaatctccaaggtcactggtggtggtgtaaagatcaccatcggaatcggtggtgacaagaatatcagcagtttcagtagttgggtttccatctgaatcagtagtggtgaatgtagtcgtgtactcggtacattcaggacaatctccaaggtcactggtggtggtgtaaagatcaccatcagaatcggtggtgacaagaacatcagcagtttcagtagttgggtttccatctgaatcagtagtggtgaatgtggtggtgtactcggtacattcaggacaatctccaaggtcactggtggtggtgtaaagatcaccatcggaatcggtggtgacaagaatatcagcagtttcagtagttgggtttccatctgaatcagtagtggtgaatgtagtcgtgtactcggtacattcaggacaatctccaagatcactggtggtggtgtaaagatcaccatcagaatcggtggtgacaagaacatcagcagtttcagtagttgggtttccatctgaatcagtagtggtgaatgtggtggtgtactcggtacattcaggacaatctccaagatcactggtggtggtgtaaagatcaccatcggaatcggtggtgacaagaacatcagcagtttcagtagttgggtttccatctgaatcagtagtggtgaatgtggtggtgtactcggtacattcaggacaatctccaagatcactggtggtggtgtaaagatcaccatcggaatcggtggtgacaagaacatcagcagtttcagtagttgggtttccatctgaatcagtagtggtgaatgtggtggtgtactcggtacattcaggacaatctccaaggtcactggtggtggtgtaaagatcaccatcggaatcggtggtgacaagaacatcagcagtttcagtagttgggtttccatctgaatcagtagtggtgaatgtggtggtgtactcggtacattcaggacaatctccaagatcactggtggtggtgtaaagatcaccatcggaatcggtggtgacaagaacatcagcagtttcagtagttggattaccgtcagaatcagtggtggtgaatgtGGTGGTGTATTCAGTGCATCCCGAACAAGcagatgccgcactagaactagaCGCTTCActggaacttgaagacgcttcactagaagaactagatgccgcactagaactggatgcttcactggaactggatgcttcactagaagaactagaagcttcactagaagaactagaagctTCACTAGACGAACTAGaagcttcactagaactggatgccgcactagaagaagaagacgcttcactagaactggatgccgcactagaagaagaagacgcttcactagaactagatgcttcactagaagaagaagacgcttcactagaactagatgccgcactagaagaagaagacgcttcactagaactagatgccgcactagaagaagaagacgcttcactagaactagatgcttcactagaactagatgccgcactagaacttgaagacgcttcactagaagaactagatgccgcactagaacttgaagacgcttcactagaagaactagatgcttcactagaacttgaagatgcttcactagaactagatgccgcactagaacttgaagacgcttcactagaactagatgccgcactagaactggatgcttcactggaactggatgcttcactagaagaactagaagctTCACTAGACGAACTAGaagcttcactagaactggatgccgcactagaagaagaagacgcttcactagaactagatgcttcactagaactagatgccgcactagaacttgaagacgcttcactagaagaactagatgccgcactagaactggatgcttcactggaactggatgcttcactagaactagatgcttcactagaagaactagaagctTCACTAGACGAACTAGaagcttcactagaactagatgccgcactagaagaagaagacgcttcactagaactagatgcttcactagaactagatgccgcactagaacttgaagacgcttcactagaactagatgccgcactagaactggatgcttcactggaactggatgcttcactagaagaactagaagctTCACTAGACGAACTAGAAGCTTCACTAAaactagatgccgcactagaacttgaagacgcttcactagaagaactagatgccgcactagaactggatgcttcactggaactggatgcttcactagaactagatgcttcactagaactagatgcttcactagaactagatgcttcactagaactagatgccgcactagaacttgaagacgcttcactagaagaactagatgccgcactagaactggatgcttcactggaactggatgcttcactagaactagatgcttcactagaactagatgcttcactagaagaagaagacgcttcactagaactagatgcttcactagaactagatgccgcactagaacttgaagacgcttcactagaagaactagatgccgcactagaactggatgcttcactggaactggatgcttcactagaactagatgcttcactagaactagatgcttcactagaagaagaagacgcttcactagaactagatgccgcactagaagaagaagacgcttcactagaactagatgcttcactagaactagatgccgcactagaacttgaagacgcttcactagaactagatgccgcactagaactggatgcttcactagaactagatgcttcactagaagaagaagacgcttcactagaactagatgccgcactagaagaagaagacgcttcactagaactagatgcttcactagaactagatgccgcactagaacttgaagacgcttcactagaactagatgccgcactagaactggatgcttcactggaactggatgcttcactagaagaactagaagctTCACTAGACGAACTAGAAGCTTCACTAAaactagatgccgcactagaacttgaagacgcttcactagaagaactagatgccgcactagaactggatgcttcactggaactggatgcttcactagaactagatgcttcactagaactagatgcttcactagaactagatgcttcactagaactagatgccgcactagaacttgaagacgcttcactagaagaactagatgccgcactagaactggatgcttcactggaactggatgcttcactagaactagatgcttcactagaactagatgcttcactagaagaagaagacgcttcactagaactagatgcttcactagaactagatgccgcactagaacttgaagacgcttcactagaagaactagatgccgcactagaactggatgcttcactggaactggatgcttcactagaactagatgcttcactagaactagatgcttcactagaagaagaagacgcttcactagaactagatgccgcactagaagaagaagacgcttcactagaactagatgcttcactagaactagatgccgcactagaacttgaagacgcttcactagaactagatgccgcactagaactggatgcttcactggaactggatgcttcactagaagaactagaagctTCACTAGACGAACTAGAAGCTTCACTAAAACTggatgccgcactagaagaagaagacgcttcactagaactagatgccgcactagaagaagaagacgcttcactagaactagatgccgcactagaagaagaagacgcttcactagaactagatgcttcactagaactagatgccgcactagaacttgaagacgcttcactagaactagatgccgcactagaactggatgcttcactggaactggatgcttcactagaagaactagatgccgcactagaactggatgcttcactggaactggatgcttcactagaagaactagaagcttcactagaagaactagaagcttcactagaagaagaagacgcttcactagacGAACTAGAAGCTTCACTAGACGAACTAGaagcttcactagaactggatgccgcactagaagaagaagacgcttcactagaactagagGCTTCACTGGAACTTGAAGccgaagatgatgaagactcACCTGGAACTTCAGGCAATGACTGGCAGGCCAAAcacgaagaagaacttgtaGATCCGGATGGAAGATCACCAGTATATTGCACAGCATTGCTCGAGAACAGCAAACTAACTTCGCCAAAATTGCTAGTTACGAGTTCAAAAAGATCTGAATCGTAACCGGTACCAATAACAAAGTCGGTGTATTGAGGAATAAGGAGGGTTCCTCCATTTATTCTCAAAGTATCCCCTGAGTAAGAAATACTGTAGATTGTGGAGGAAATACCAATGATATTAGTTCCATAAAATCCAGCAACTGTGAATGTTTGAGTGGATGAAAACGATTCAGCACGTATGGATGAGTCTTGTGCACTTAAATAGAAAATTTGATCTGTGTCGACACCGTACAGGCCCAAGATCGATTGTTGCAACCAAACGCTCGAATCCGCACCAATATCAAAACAACCACTTCCATCAATACCAGTGGATTGATGGTACACTTGGTTGATTAAACAGATGGTACCATCGTTTGTAATACTAGAAAGTGCCGAATCAGTGGCACTACCCAAAAGCACTTCACCGGTAGATCTGGTGGTTAATGAGAATACAATCAAACCCTCATTATCCCAATCGGAGGCCAACACAGACATGACAGGAATACCCACAGAACCGTCACCCGCAAAGAACATGGTACCGGTGTTTTGAAATGTAGCAGCATACAATTCAAAATCGGGAGTAGTTAAGGACTCAACGGAATTCCAAGACCAAATTCCACTATTATCGATGGTACCAGTCAAGGTATAAACGGATGCCGTCAAGGCAATTAAAGAACTGTCCGAAGTGATATAAAACCCACCTTTATTGGTGAACAGCCCAAGAAAGGCGGAATCGGCATTATTAATGATAGACAAGTAAACACCTTCGTCAATGGTGTAGTCACCAACACTCAATGATATTGTTCCTCTCTTAATTGTATTAGTGGTAATCTCCACAGCACTTGCCAAAGCTATGCAGGCAAGTGCCGAAAGGACTTTGAAACCGAATACCATTAGAAAAGGGATATGGGGCTTCAAAAATGTGTGTCTTTGGTGTTCAATTTATAAAAATTGGATTACGGTTAGAAAGGCAGGGATACCACTCGTTTCAGACGTAAACAGAGAATACGACAAACCTGCGGTAGCCCAGGCAGCAACTCATTGCGAAGAGTATTAGAACCAGCTAACCATGCATGAAGGAACGAACAATACACTCTGGCTCCCGTAACTACACAATGGAATCCTATATATAAAGGGTCCCAGTATCTTCTCCAGTTGAGAGCATAGCATTATTTTTTACGAGCTGCAGATTTCCTTGTATTGTTAACTATTTCGGCCAGTAGCTTCAAACGCACGTACAAGACCCTaaaaaaatcaacaccCCTTCAAGCTTGCACTTTGGCTATAGGAAAAGAACGACACAACCTACATATCTACTTTTCATTGTGCGATGTGACGGCAAGTCTGTATCCTTCTGTAGCAGCAGCGTAGCTTTGAGAGTACTACTAACTCAACCATGAGGAGGATTTATTTCTAAATCCAAGGCTTGTTTCACCTTAATCCACAGCTTTAAAGCTTATCCTCACCCGATGGGGAACTGAAATCTCCTCGCGAAATATATCCTCAATTTAAACATTTTGCAAAAAATAATCACTGCACGCTAACTTGGCCCTGGAAATGCAAAGAGGACGATTACCCCCGAATTGACTAGGATTAAAGCTTTTGGGTCTAGATGTGAATGCATATATAGATTTCTCTCTTGTAGATTCTTGCAAGTCGACCCCGACTTGCTCTGTTCAGAACCACCAATTCTGCCTTTTCGAAACCCGTCAATAAGATTAGATTTCTTTAGCCTGTATGCTGCAGAGTATTTTTTTCTGACTCTAAGATCTGCCACGACTAATACCAGACAGTATCCAGGAACAGATGCTTGAACAGTATCGGTTAGAACTCCCCGATACCGCTTCGGACTGTTACCGGGTTTGTGGTCGACAgtcttttgtggatgtaAGAACAGGCGGGTGCGCCTGTGCTTATTTGCGCTCAAAGCTCGGCGGCAGTTTAAAACTTGGTTCCGAGTTTGCTCCCTACAATACGATATGTCAAATCTACACAATAGGGGATTTGAACCCAGTTGCCCGGTGACTCCGTGTACGGGCTGAACCCCAGGATTCTTCCTATTGTCCCTGCGCGAGATGATTGGGATCGCCTTATTTAGACAATTCCATCTACCGTATTTGCGCGGGCACGGGCTCACCAAACTAAACAAAGACGCCCGCTTAATCTCTGCGGTTCTCGCCGAAAATAACGCCCATCTTTAATCACTTAACTAAAACCCTTTAAAAAATATCAATTGCTGAAAAATATTTTAGAGATCTAGTCATGTATCTGAAATTACCATAGGTGAGATTCCAGTGCTTGTTTTATCCTTGGGCTTTGGAAAGGGTCACTTAAGCATTGGTGCTTGGGACAAGAAAATTATCTTTTCGATAAAGAAAGTAAATGAAACAACCCCGTATATGTGCGTTACGAAAAAGGAATTAACGCTAGAAATACACGTCCGTAAACCTCTTTTAAGAAAGTACCGCCCATATTTCGTATCATTTAGGTAGGGAAGAGCATGTTTTCGTTTCATCTGGAGCTAGACCAGGCTTCGCCAATCTTAGCAGCAATGGAAGGTACTCCATTTTGGTACTATTTAAAGCTCTAGACCTCGGGGTCTCGACTTATACTTTTACGGGAGCACGAACTCCCTGCGATGACCTGAAATTCCTCGTATAATTCCGGTCACCATCAACCAGCCACAAAGAGCGTGCTACAAATACCTTTGACAGGGGGAATCTTTTAAACCCTTCAGGGTTTTAAAAAGTCAATCACAATCAGGGCACGGGTATAATAAATATGGTCTATTCTACATAATGTACATAGCAAACAGTGTAGTCGTATATCATTCCATTCATATGCCAAAGCTCCCCTGAACAAACGCATTTCTCAAGTTAGCTTTGTTGGCTTGTCGATTCTTATTGTGTCTACTGGCTGGTGGCATTCCCATCATCGCAATGTCTGAGGTGGTGGTACGACCTCTTTTATCTTCAGCTGGTGGATTCGCGGATCCAGGCGGAGGGTAATATGGATATGCCTGTGGTGGAGGGTATCCTTGAGGAGCCGGGGCGTATCCTTGAGCAGGAGGAGCGTAGCCTTGTGGTGGAGGGTAATAGCCCTGGGGAGGTGGATAGTATGGGTATCCTTGGGGAGGTGGGTAATATCCTTGGGGAGGATACTGATAAGGCTGTTGAGGCGCCTGCAGAGGATTTTGCCCGTGGGGTGCTTGTCCGTGAGGTGCTTGCCCGTGGGGTGCTTGTCCGTGAGGTGCTTGTCCGTGAGGTGCTTGTCCGTGAGGTGCTTGTCCGTGAGGTGCTTGTCCGTGAGGTGCTTGTGCGGGATGTGCTTGTGCCGGTCCAGCACCATATTGACCATAACCAGGCTGACCTCGTCCGGGTGAGTGACTATGGTTTCCTTGGGCTCTAGCAGGCAGTTGAGAAGGTTCTGACCTTTGGTGTGGAGCACCAGCCATTTGGGCATGGCTTCTTGCAGCTTGCCCTGGTGGAGCTTGGGCTACGTGGTCTGGAGAAGTCACCTTCTTGACTGGTTGGCCAAACGAACTTTGGTTGGTCTGGTAGCTCTGTGGGGGTTGCGTGGCAGgctcaagatcttgagatGGAATCTGAGGTTGGGGTTTCTGCAACTGGGGGCCGCCATTCACTCGAGGAGATTTCTGGAACTTTGGCGACCTTTCATTTTGTGGTTCCTGGCTTATTCGGCTGCCTCCGGTACTTGGAGCAAATCCAGCAGGCTGAAGCATGGGTGGAATCAGCGGATTTGATTGCGGAATTGGCGATCTTGATTGGGGTAGATATGGTGGAGCTTGCGGACTTGAAGAGTGAGATTTGCGGTTTGAAGGTTCTGCAGGAGAAGGTGTCCTGTAAGATTCTACAGGCCGTACCTTAGGAACAGACTGCTGAGAAGGACGAACGTGAGCGGGTTGAACCTGATGTTGTATAACTGGAGGTGGAGAGGCCCTTTGTTGCATGACTGGAGGTGGAGAGACCCTTTGTTGAGCTGGGACCAGAGAACCCGGTTGAGGTAAGACAGGAGTCGACTCGAGCACCGGCGACGAGTTATTGGCCTGTGGAGAAACTGGggtgatttcaaacttggGAATAACAGGTTGTTTGGGAGAAGCTTCGGGACTAGTTGATGACCTcttttttttcttcttcttctctttgctCTTAGGTGAAAGATCTTTAGGCGTCATTCCAGGAGGTAAAGGGAAAAATCCCATGGGAGGCATTCCTTCCATGTTTCCGTGGGCATCCATAAAAGGAGGCATCATTCCTGGGGGTACTGCCCCTGGAGGGAAGGGGAAAGGCAATTGGCTTGTACGCTTTTTCTCCTTTTCTTtgtccttcttctttttcttctttttcttgacCTCTTCATTCTCTTTATTGTTATCATATGGTAATTCTGGTTCAGCGACAGGTTCATATGGTAATTCTGGGTCAACAACAGTTTCTGCTGGTGGAGCTAAATCAGAAATAGTCTGAGGCTCGAGTGTCTGGATTTCCCCAGCAGGTATATACTTGGGTTCTTCATTTACATGGGATTGAGCTTCAGTACCAGGAACAAAGTAGTGGGCATATGGGTCTTGTGCTTGTTGAGAAAGGTTCTTTGCGGCAATATCCTCTTTAGTTTCGTACACACTGTAAGGCTCGGTGTACTCGCGACTGACCGGTGCTTGTGGGGGCACAGGTTCATTAGCATAGACTTGACCATTATAATATGGCAGTTGTGTATGAGAAGATGGTGGGACCTGGTCCAtttgaggtggtggtggtctATTTCTCTTTGAATCCAAAGATGGAGACAGATCTCCAACCTTGCTATTTATATGTTGACCAAGGTTTTCATCGCTGAGActcaaagacttcaaatATTGTGTATAGTCATTTAATTCCTCATGATGTCCATAATCTTCGTCTGACCGGTAGTCCATGTGCTCTTCGTTAACTTCTAAAGCAAGACTACCATTGTCAAATGTATAAGTTGGTAGTAATCCAGAATTTTTACctttggttggtggtggtggtggaggtggtagAGGCATATCCTTGTAACTCTCATTGGATATCGCCCGCTTTCCTTCCTTCTCAGGAACTTTGGGCACGATATTGCTACCAGATTtaaacttgttcaagtactcctCTGTAGACATGACCTCTTcagtcaaaatcaaccattTTTGAAACCCTCTCAAACCAGCTTCAACTACCAAAGACCGACCAAACAATGTCTTTTTCAGGCTTGGTTGGTCGGAGGCTAGCGATGACAACCACGCCCATATATAATAGTCCTGTATTGAAACgttt is a genomic window containing:
- the MSB1 gene encoding multicopy suppressor of a budding defect (EggNog:ENOG503Q3MR; COG:S); this encodes MELPNIPGNSPSNDSGDIRSNQLTRKNLKSILHLITGELKKRGTKTPHIFLPFRSKIDDYRLEKFLTSLFPSGELLKDETLVLNILKSFDEFTMICGLKYLWSRLPNNEVIGWDVYLEYKRKEKEAGYPKVAFLSIMPKCLSSPAHASIVYDFLDLLISVASNSQYNYLSGRKIAKMSSVWAFNTNRSGQGQMKSAFYDATIVKENNFIDGLNSWQESTDAIFHLLLSFLRAMLPENEMETLKLPKTLQSLLITNNYPPIANTDSIKSIITIPCVSVRSTKVSSTPYELISKVRHVLSFDKKDSFVSIENYTILKSIFEKNSTSDIVSSLTEESRRVLSRLTEDPISSRFGLYPGWSKVQERSIKPDPNIPLYSEITIKNVSIQDYYIWAWLSSLASDQPSSKKTLFGRSLVVEAGLRGFQKWLILTEEVMSTEEYLNKFKSGSNIVPKVPEKEGKRAISNESYKDMPLPPPPPPPTKGKNSGLLPTYTFDNGSLALEVNEEHMDYRSDEDYGHHEELNDYTQYLKSLSLSDENLGQHINSKVGDSSPSLDSKRNRPPPPQMDQVPPSSHTQSPYYNGQVYANEPVPPQAPVSREYTEPYSVYETKEDIAAKNLSQQAQDPYAHYFVPGTEAQSHVNEEPKYIPAGEIQTLEPQTISDLAPPAETVVDPELPYEPVAEPELPYDNNKENEEVKKKKKKKKDKEKEKKRTSQLPFPFPPGAVPPGMMPPFMDAHGNMEGMPPMGFFPLPPGMTPKDLSPKSKEKKKKKKRSSTSPEASPKQPVIPKFEITPVSPQANNSSPVLESTPVLPQPGSSVPAQQRVSPPPVMQQRASPPPVIQHQSVPKKSPRVNGGPQLQKPQPQIPSQDLEPATQPPQSYQTNQSSFGQPVKKVTSPDHVAQAPPGQAARSHAQMAGAPHQRSEPSQSPARAQGNHSHSPGRGQPGYGQYGAGPAQAHPAQAPHGQAPHGQAPHGQAPHGQAPHGQAPHGQAPHGQAPHGQNPSQAPQQPYQYPPQGYYPPPQGYPYYPPPQGYYPPPQGYAPPAQGYAPAPQGYPPPQAYPYYPPPGSANPPAEDKRGRTTTSDIAMMGMPPASRHNKNRQANKANLRNAFVQGSFGI